Proteins encoded by one window of Pirellulales bacterium:
- a CDS encoding 3-hydroxyacyl-ACP dehydratase FabZ family protein, whose product MRFTLIDQIVSLEPGQRITAIKNLSLAEEYLADHFPQFPVMPGVFMLESLTQSAAWLIRASENFAHAIVTLSEARNVKYADFVSPGQTLVVTAEILSQDDRQTKVKAQGTVNGTINVSARLVLERYNQADDQPSLAGNDRQVIRMMRELYEVLYRPGHAWQESNSPV is encoded by the coding sequence ATGCGTTTTACGCTCATTGATCAAATCGTCAGCCTGGAACCCGGCCAGCGCATCACGGCGATAAAGAATCTTAGCTTGGCTGAGGAATATTTGGCGGACCACTTTCCGCAGTTTCCGGTAATGCCCGGCGTCTTTATGCTAGAGTCCCTCACGCAAAGCGCGGCTTGGTTGATTCGTGCCAGCGAGAATTTTGCCCATGCGATTGTAACCTTGTCCGAAGCCCGCAACGTCAAATACGCGGATTTTGTCAGCCCGGGGCAAACCCTGGTGGTCACAGCCGAAATTCTTTCCCAAGATGATCGCCAGACCAAGGTGAAAGCCCAGGGGACAGTGAATGGGACGATCAACGTAAGCGCGCGGCTAGTCCTAGAACGATATAATCAAGCCGACGATCAGCCCTCCCTGGCGGGTAATGATCGGCAGGTAATTCGGATGATGCGGGAATTGTACGAGGTTTTGTATCGTCCGGGCCATGCCTGGCAGGAAAGCAACTCCCCCGTTTAG